A window of Sutcliffiella cohnii contains these coding sequences:
- a CDS encoding Ger(x)C family spore germination protein, whose product MKRIFHTIFVSVVILLLSSCGRPIPIEDLTIALILGVDIDEENNLVISESSPVFSEDAPKNIATYEVKAKTIRESRELFNVRATGDVTAAKIQVFLIGKRVLEQDNWFSMLDTVYRNPTFSINTRVIVVDGPVADVIFYEPDNKPPLPLHLKGLIDKYTMRTTDVIITFQELHRQMYEKGLTAFIPELIKDNDLRLNGLTLLDGDGKYVDSLSINESLLLLVLKGEQKHELTLTFPVTSVEEDGGIFNLNEISIAFSNINTKVKSSYKDDKFSFDFNIKMRGSIAERLFVTGSMKEDELKKMLEKELKSQFEDLINKIQENKIDPTGLGLYARAYHYEQFKKVEDNWGEALAEANINVSVEVEIKSPGAVK is encoded by the coding sequence ATGAAACGTATATTTCATACCATTTTTGTAAGTGTGGTTATACTTTTACTATCTAGCTGTGGAAGGCCTATTCCAATAGAAGATTTAACAATTGCTTTAATACTTGGTGTAGATATAGATGAGGAAAATAATTTAGTCATATCCGAATCTAGCCCTGTGTTCTCAGAAGACGCTCCGAAAAATATCGCAACGTATGAAGTGAAGGCTAAAACAATAAGAGAGTCTAGGGAACTTTTTAATGTGAGAGCGACAGGAGATGTAACTGCTGCTAAAATTCAAGTTTTTTTAATTGGTAAACGAGTTCTAGAACAGGACAATTGGTTTTCAATGCTAGATACTGTATATAGAAATCCAACCTTTTCTATTAACACAAGAGTTATAGTAGTAGATGGTCCAGTAGCTGACGTTATTTTCTACGAACCGGATAATAAACCACCGCTACCTTTACATTTGAAGGGACTTATTGATAAATATACAATGCGAACGACTGATGTTATTATTACTTTTCAGGAGCTGCATCGGCAAATGTACGAAAAAGGGCTTACCGCCTTTATTCCAGAATTAATAAAAGACAATGACTTAAGATTAAATGGACTAACATTGTTAGATGGAGATGGAAAATATGTAGACAGTTTATCTATTAATGAAAGTTTACTTCTTCTAGTCCTAAAGGGAGAACAAAAACATGAACTAACGCTTACTTTTCCGGTCACGTCTGTAGAAGAGGACGGTGGAATCTTCAATCTTAACGAAATAAGTATTGCGTTTAGTAACATTAATACAAAAGTAAAATCAAGTTATAAAGATGATAAATTTTCCTTCGACTTTAACATTAAAATGAGAGGAAGCATTGCAGAAAGATTATTTGTAACGGGTTCAATGAAAGAAGATGAATTGAAGAAGATGCTGGAAAAAGAATTAAAATCTCAATTCGAAGATCTTATAAACAAAATCCAAGAAAACAAAATTGATCCGACTGGACTTGGATTGTACGCAAGAGCTTATCATTACGAACAATTTAAAAAAGTAGAAGACAATTGGGGAGAGGCACTTGCGGAAGCTAATATAAATGTTTCGGTAGAAGTGGAAATAAAATCACCGGGTGCTGTTAAGTAA
- a CDS encoding TRAP transporter small permease, with the protein MTKLKSAIDKILITVSSSLLVMMVSLSIWQVLARYVFNISSPGTEELTRHLLIWFGLLTAAYVFGVKKHIGILFFREKFNRKVQRAFEKVSDLIILGIASTLMVYGGLKIVLLTSAQTAAATGISMAWVYAALPTSGLFIIIYTIISLMSKDTKETEEVNG; encoded by the coding sequence ATGACTAAACTAAAAAGTGCAATAGACAAAATTCTTATAACTGTTTCTTCTTCCTTATTAGTTATGATGGTTAGTTTGTCTATATGGCAAGTACTAGCAAGATACGTATTTAATATATCTTCACCAGGTACAGAAGAGTTAACAAGACATTTACTCATCTGGTTCGGTCTTTTAACGGCAGCGTACGTATTTGGAGTAAAGAAACATATCGGAATTCTATTTTTCCGTGAAAAATTTAATCGGAAAGTGCAAAGAGCGTTTGAAAAAGTAAGCGATTTAATTATTTTAGGAATCGCCTCCACTCTCATGGTTTATGGCGGCTTAAAAATTGTCCTTCTAACGTCTGCACAAACGGCAGCAGCAACAGGGATTTCAATGGCATGGGTTTATGCTGCCCTACCGACAAGCGGCTTGTTTATCATTATTTACACAATTATAAGCTTAATGTCGAAGGATACTAAAGAGACAGAAGAGGTGAATGGCTAA
- a CDS encoding spore germination protein: MIFFRKYKKMQNSSQQTNNNSQTQKSISSELMDNVTEIKSIFSDTPDLVIRHIVIKQTDSKAALIYLSGITDSQTIYNHVLSPLLFEENKENNEADLKVSLGHIKEVTKWQEIETAILNGECVLFVDEYSEAFIFGTPDFPKRSLEDSPLESTLSGAHVGFTESIADNIGLIRKQIRNRELKIKEITVGERGKSKVSILYLEDVANPEVLQELETRIQKVDVDGIINSGVLTEFIEDNSYSPFPQLLLTERPDFAASEILQGRIVTVVDRSPNVIIGPTTFDSFFRTMDDYGSRWIVASFVRLLRYFGFFIAILLPAFYIAIISFHFEVIPLKLLFSIGVSRERVPFPPYLEAFIMEFTLEMLREAGIRLPAKIGQTVGIVGGIVIGQAAVEAGVVSNIMVIVVAITAIASFIIPNYEMSSAIRIVRFPMMILATLFGFVGIVAGIMILIAHFISLESLGTPYSSPIAPLRFKDLKDVFIRFPVWSVEKRPLSTQAVQNRRANSNRPKGDEKG; this comes from the coding sequence ATGATTTTTTTCCGGAAATATAAAAAAATGCAAAATTCCTCTCAACAAACGAATAACAATTCTCAAACTCAAAAATCAATTAGCTCTGAATTAATGGACAATGTTACAGAAATTAAGTCTATTTTTTCTGATACCCCTGATCTCGTTATTAGACATATAGTTATAAAACAAACAGATAGTAAAGCTGCGTTAATATATTTGAGTGGTATTACAGATAGTCAAACAATTTATAATCATGTGCTGAGCCCACTGTTATTTGAAGAAAATAAAGAAAATAACGAAGCAGATTTAAAGGTATCGCTTGGCCATATTAAAGAGGTAACGAAGTGGCAGGAGATTGAAACTGCCATTTTAAATGGCGAATGCGTCTTATTTGTAGACGAATATTCAGAAGCTTTTATTTTCGGTACTCCTGATTTTCCTAAAAGGTCTTTGGAAGACTCGCCTCTTGAATCGACCTTATCTGGTGCACATGTTGGGTTTACGGAAAGTATCGCTGATAATATTGGGTTAATACGTAAACAAATTCGTAATCGCGAATTGAAGATAAAGGAAATAACTGTTGGGGAACGAGGGAAATCAAAAGTATCTATCCTGTATTTAGAGGATGTTGCTAATCCAGAGGTGTTGCAGGAGCTTGAGACACGCATCCAAAAAGTTGATGTGGATGGTATTATAAACTCTGGCGTTCTTACAGAATTCATTGAGGATAATTCCTACTCTCCTTTTCCACAATTATTGTTAACAGAACGTCCCGATTTTGCAGCCTCAGAAATTCTTCAAGGAAGAATCGTGACAGTAGTGGACAGATCACCGAATGTTATCATCGGGCCAACAACCTTTGATTCATTTTTCAGAACGATGGATGACTATGGCTCTCGCTGGATTGTAGCTTCTTTTGTTCGATTGTTGAGGTATTTCGGTTTCTTTATAGCAATCCTGCTACCTGCATTTTATATAGCGATTATTTCCTTTCATTTTGAAGTAATACCGTTGAAGTTACTATTTTCTATCGGTGTATCAAGAGAAAGAGTTCCCTTTCCTCCTTATCTCGAAGCATTTATTATGGAATTTACTTTAGAAATGCTAAGAGAAGCTGGGATTCGCTTGCCAGCTAAAATTGGACAAACAGTTGGCATTGTTGGTGGTATTGTAATCGGTCAAGCGGCAGTAGAAGCAGGAGTTGTCAGTAACATCATGGTTATTGTTGTAGCTATAACAGCGATCGCTTCTTTTATTATCCCTAACTATGAAATGAGCTCTGCGATTCGAATAGTCCGATTTCCGATGATGATACTTGCAACGTTATTTGGGTTTGTAGGAATTGTTGCTGGGATAATGATACTAATCGCACATTTCATTTCGCTAGAATCATTAGGAACTCCTTATAGTAGCCCAATTGCACCATTACGTTTTAAAGATTTAAAGGATGTGTTTATTCGTTTCCCAGTATGGTCTGTCGAAAAACGGCCTTTAAGTACACAAGCAGTTCAAAATAGAAGAGCGAATTCAAATCGTCCAAAGGGTGACGAAAAGGGATGA
- a CDS encoding EAL domain-containing protein, translated as MTKWMIDEAHSTVGFEVNHMMISKVRGQFDSFTADIEADDISDLTTAKIAFTFEGDSINTRNKERDKHLKSEDFFDIENYETIDFESNTIIKNGYSYKVTGNLTIKAITKPITFDVNFGGKAISQCGIEVYGYEAEATINREEFGLTWNAALETGGVLVGKEVKIIVELELNEPTSLFSREKNLVENLNQVTGNNDIYRMIAENLTDLVVIINKGGDIQYATPSFNTVLNYDLSLLQKSNFFEKIHVDDREIVEAEIKTYFSRTIKKALKSEFRLLHEKGNYVDVEANIISMKKNGYILISMRDISEQKEVGKAIYELAFHDSLTHLPNRRSFINQLRGTVLDRKFSRSKLTVFFIDLDNFKQINDQWGHDAGDLVLKEAAKRIQSVIRPTDIAARLGGDEFVVMLKDVQDEEDAITIVQRMLNQFQKPINISGQDYTLSCSIGVAHYPDHGESSEDLIKSADTALYYVKERGKNDFMIYDQTMEQQSLERRILENALRQGIKEEQFYIEYQPKMNMSTNELIGMEALVRWKHPDLGVISPGKFIPLAEETGLIVPLGEWILRESCKQALAWRDEGYPPLILSVNISVRQLEDVHFVEKVQTILHETRLDTKWLELEVTESVLANDKSTISILKELQNLGIHISVDDFGTGYSSLSYLKELPINTLKIDQSFIKDIHTNKASNEIAKAIINLAHSIGLNVIAEGIELKEHVDELSKDGCILGQGYYYSRPLKVGAFEDYMTNIHEAS; from the coding sequence ATGACTAAATGGATGATAGACGAAGCACATTCCACCGTTGGATTTGAAGTGAACCATATGATGATATCAAAGGTAAGAGGTCAATTTGATTCTTTTACTGCAGATATTGAAGCGGATGATATTTCGGATTTAACAACTGCAAAGATAGCGTTCACTTTTGAGGGGGACAGTATAAACACTCGTAACAAAGAACGTGATAAACATTTAAAATCAGAGGACTTCTTTGATATCGAAAATTACGAAACGATTGACTTCGAATCTAATACTATTATAAAAAATGGTTATAGTTATAAAGTAACCGGTAACTTAACGATTAAAGCAATAACGAAACCAATAACATTTGATGTTAACTTCGGAGGGAAAGCGATAAGCCAATGTGGAATAGAGGTTTACGGTTATGAAGCAGAAGCAACCATTAACCGTGAAGAATTTGGCCTCACTTGGAATGCAGCACTAGAGACTGGCGGTGTACTAGTCGGTAAAGAAGTGAAAATAATAGTTGAATTAGAGTTAAACGAGCCAACTAGTTTATTCTCAAGAGAGAAAAATCTAGTTGAAAATCTGAACCAAGTAACAGGAAACAATGACATCTACCGGATGATTGCTGAAAACTTAACAGACCTTGTTGTGATTATTAATAAAGGCGGGGATATTCAGTATGCTACTCCATCTTTTAATACGGTGCTAAATTATGACCTTTCATTACTTCAAAAGAGTAATTTTTTTGAGAAAATACACGTGGATGACCGAGAAATCGTTGAAGCTGAGATTAAAACGTATTTTAGTAGAACGATAAAAAAGGCATTAAAAAGTGAATTTAGACTCCTTCATGAAAAAGGAAATTATGTGGATGTTGAGGCAAATATCATTAGTATGAAGAAAAACGGATATATACTAATCTCGATGCGTGATATTAGTGAACAAAAAGAAGTAGGAAAAGCGATATATGAGTTAGCATTTCATGATTCTTTGACACATCTTCCAAACCGACGTTCGTTTATTAATCAACTTCGTGGTACAGTCTTGGATCGAAAATTTTCAAGGTCTAAACTTACTGTATTTTTTATAGACCTGGACAATTTTAAGCAGATTAATGACCAATGGGGACATGATGCAGGTGACCTTGTACTGAAAGAAGCTGCTAAAAGAATTCAATCTGTTATTCGTCCGACAGACATAGCGGCTAGATTAGGTGGGGATGAATTTGTCGTCATGTTAAAAGACGTGCAAGATGAAGAAGATGCAATTACGATTGTCCAAAGGATGTTAAATCAGTTTCAAAAACCTATTAACATATCTGGTCAAGACTATACACTTTCCTGCAGTATTGGTGTTGCACACTATCCTGATCACGGAGAATCTTCAGAAGATCTAATCAAGAGTGCGGACACAGCATTGTATTATGTGAAAGAGCGCGGTAAAAATGATTTTATGATTTATGATCAAACGATGGAACAACAATCTTTAGAACGTCGTATACTTGAAAATGCATTAAGACAAGGGATTAAAGAGGAACAATTCTACATAGAATATCAACCGAAAATGAACATGTCTACTAATGAGTTAATTGGCATGGAAGCGCTAGTAAGATGGAAGCATCCTGATTTAGGAGTTATTTCACCAGGTAAATTTATACCGTTAGCAGAAGAGACGGGATTAATCGTTCCGTTAGGAGAATGGATTCTTAGAGAAAGTTGCAAGCAAGCACTAGCATGGCGAGACGAGGGGTATCCACCGTTAATACTATCCGTAAATATTTCGGTACGTCAGTTGGAGGATGTACATTTTGTAGAAAAGGTTCAAACAATTTTACATGAAACACGATTAGACACAAAATGGCTGGAATTAGAGGTAACGGAAAGTGTATTAGCAAATGATAAAAGTACTATTTCTATTTTAAAAGAACTTCAAAATCTAGGTATCCATATTTCTGTCGATGATTTTGGAACAGGCTATAGTTCTTTGAGTTATCTTAAAGAACTCCCAATTAACACATTAAAAATCGACCAGTCGTTTATAAAGGATATTCATACGAATAAAGCAAGTAATGAAATTGCTAAAGCCATTATAAACTTAGCACACTCCATAGGATTAAACGTTATTGCAGAAGGAATTGAACTAAAAGAGCATGTGGATGAACTTAGTAAAGATGGATGCATACTTGGACAAGGATACTATTATAGTAGACCGTTAAAGGTAGGAGCATTTGAGGATTATATGACTAATATTCATGAAGCGTCATAG
- a CDS encoding GerAB/ArcD/ProY family transporter, producing MKTNKITLMQYIFLIHGVQVGVGLLTLPRELAEKAGTDGWITIILSWLLTSAVSLIIIQVMKKRPDGTILDLVTYYFGKWVGKAATILFALYFAALGNLIFIREAIFIQAWILPRTELYIFILLLSLPTYLIVKNNITVLGRYSELVFFITIWILIAYLIPLNYANWLHLLPVVKEGWLPIVSSIRTTIFSFIGFEVAFFLYPFLHKKEKASLGIVIANTITMLSLLMITLVVYLFFSPDEITVFNEPAIVIIKIIEFTFVERLEIIIFSYYIFVISTTVLPLIFFAVYCTSQLVGKQDHSRHLLLFLILQFLIVLLIPPTVERNAILREGMNVVSFVFAFVFPICIWVYVSLHGVLKRGIKK from the coding sequence ATGAAAACTAATAAAATAACGTTAATGCAATATATTTTTTTAATTCACGGTGTACAAGTAGGTGTTGGTCTATTAACACTACCACGTGAATTAGCGGAAAAAGCCGGTACAGATGGTTGGATTACAATTATCCTTTCTTGGCTTCTAACGTCAGCAGTTAGTTTAATCATTATACAAGTGATGAAAAAAAGACCGGATGGGACAATTCTAGATCTAGTTACCTATTACTTTGGAAAATGGGTAGGGAAGGCAGCCACTATTCTGTTTGCCTTATATTTTGCAGCATTAGGTAATTTAATTTTTATTAGAGAAGCTATCTTTATTCAAGCGTGGATTTTACCTCGTACGGAACTATACATTTTTATTTTACTGTTATCCCTTCCTACCTATCTAATTGTAAAAAATAATATTACGGTGTTAGGTAGGTATTCAGAGTTGGTTTTTTTCATAACAATATGGATCCTGATTGCCTATCTTATTCCGTTGAACTATGCGAACTGGCTTCATTTACTTCCGGTCGTAAAGGAAGGGTGGTTGCCAATTGTTTCTTCTATACGTACAACCATTTTTTCTTTTATAGGTTTTGAAGTTGCCTTTTTCCTATATCCATTTTTGCACAAAAAGGAGAAAGCATCTCTCGGTATCGTTATTGCGAATACGATAACGATGCTTTCATTATTAATGATCACGTTAGTAGTTTATCTGTTTTTTAGTCCAGATGAAATAACAGTTTTTAATGAACCAGCAATCGTTATTATAAAAATTATTGAATTTACATTTGTTGAACGGCTAGAAATAATCATATTTTCCTACTATATATTTGTTATTTCAACAACCGTTTTACCCCTAATATTCTTTGCGGTGTATTGTACAAGTCAGTTAGTTGGCAAACAAGATCATAGTAGACATTTGCTCTTGTTTTTAATACTTCAGTTTTTAATTGTTCTGTTAATTCCTCCTACAGTTGAGAGAAATGCGATACTTCGAGAAGGTATGAATGTAGTTAGTTTTGTTTTTGCGTTTGTTTTTCCTATATGCATATGGGTGTATGTCTCGTTGCATGGCGTACTAAAAAGGGGGATAAAAAAATGA
- a CDS encoding TRAP transporter large permease: MEVVAGIILFTTFFLLLIFGAPIAIAIILSSVITFLAVLPFDVAILTSAQRMVTGIDNFTMLAIPLFVLSGIIMNNGGIAFRLVNFAKLLVGKLPGSLAHTNVVGNMLFGAIAGSSVASAAAMGRIMTPMQTAKGYKRTYSAAVNIASAPTGLIIPPSSVLIVYSLVSGGTSVAALFMAGYIPGILWGIAVMIVAYFMAKKENYPVSNLPSLRDALYIVWSAIPSLLLIVIVIGGIVGGIFTATEGAAVAVLYSVLLSMIYKGLKIKDIPSIFKETIEITGMILFLITASALFSLVMSYMGLPEAISKSLLSITDNQIGIILIMLLIMILVGTFMDITPAVLIFTPIFLPVATSFGMDPVHFGMIVCFALCIGNMTPPVGSALFVGCSVANVKIEEVIKTLLPYFAAVIVVLILVAFIPQLSLFLPNLFGL; the protein is encoded by the coding sequence ATGGAAGTGGTAGCAGGGATTATTTTATTCACAACATTCTTCTTGCTTTTAATTTTCGGAGCACCAATTGCAATTGCAATTATTTTAAGTTCAGTTATAACATTTTTAGCTGTGCTACCTTTTGATGTAGCAATCTTAACATCAGCACAGCGCATGGTAACAGGTATTGATAACTTTACAATGTTGGCGATCCCACTATTCGTTTTATCCGGAATCATTATGAACAATGGTGGAATTGCATTCAGGCTCGTTAACTTTGCTAAACTTCTAGTTGGAAAATTACCTGGTTCTTTAGCACATACGAACGTTGTTGGAAACATGTTATTCGGAGCAATCGCAGGTTCAAGTGTTGCCTCTGCTGCCGCAATGGGACGTATTATGACACCAATGCAAACAGCAAAGGGCTACAAAAGAACGTATTCTGCAGCAGTTAATATTGCTTCTGCACCAACTGGATTAATTATTCCGCCTAGTTCCGTTCTAATCGTATATTCTTTAGTAAGTGGTGGAACATCAGTAGCAGCTCTATTTATGGCTGGTTACATCCCTGGTATACTATGGGGAATAGCAGTTATGATTGTTGCTTATTTTATGGCGAAAAAAGAAAACTACCCTGTTTCTAACTTACCTTCTCTTAGAGATGCGTTATATATCGTTTGGAGTGCAATTCCAAGTTTATTACTAATTGTAATCGTTATCGGTGGAATTGTTGGCGGTATTTTTACAGCGACAGAAGGTGCTGCAGTAGCGGTACTTTACTCAGTCCTCCTATCTATGATCTATAAAGGACTAAAAATAAAAGATATACCTAGCATTTTTAAAGAAACAATTGAAATTACAGGGATGATTCTTTTCTTAATTACGGCTTCGGCCTTATTCTCCCTAGTAATGTCTTATATGGGCTTACCTGAAGCAATTAGTAAATCATTATTATCTATTACGGATAATCAAATTGGTATCATTCTTATTATGCTATTGATCATGATTTTAGTTGGAACATTCATGGATATTACTCCAGCAGTTCTTATTTTCACACCGATTTTCTTACCAGTTGCGACAAGCTTCGGTATGGACCCTGTCCACTTCGGTATGATCGTCTGTTTCGCGCTATGTATCGGTAACATGACACCACCAGTTGGAAGTGCTCTATTCGTAGGATGTAGCGTTGCAAACGTTAAAATTGAGGAAGTAATTAAAACATTACTCCCATACTTTGCAGCGGTCATTGTCGTACTAATATTAGTAGCGTTCATTCCACAATTGTCGTTATTTTTACCGAATTTATTTGGGCTATAA
- a CDS encoding TRAP transporter substrate-binding protein, with amino-acid sequence MKKSYFIIVSLLTMIMLTGCLNLSGEEGVSELRIAHNQTLDHPVHLSLVEFSRLVEENSNGNIKVKIFPNAQLGSEREVLELTQSGAVDIAKVSASALEGFEPDYSIFSLPYLFEDYEQFEQAMNNETITDHLYFKTEDIGIIGLTYYNAGVRNLYTKDREVTTVEDMKGLKVRVQPSQTSVGMINALGGLPTAMAYGEVYTALQAGVIDAAENNETALVGNNHGEVAKYYMYTGHQIVPDMLIMNANRFNNFSEEEKLIVQEAAKASTVYHEDVWAETIERQTDIAKNDMGVQFIEVDKQSFIDAVQPMHKKYAEAEKTKDIYHLIKENIGND; translated from the coding sequence ATGAAAAAGTCTTATTTTATTATCGTCTCTCTTCTTACAATGATAATGCTTACTGGTTGTTTAAATCTTAGTGGAGAAGAAGGCGTTTCTGAATTAAGAATCGCCCACAACCAAACGTTAGACCACCCCGTTCATTTATCATTAGTAGAATTCAGTAGACTTGTAGAAGAAAATTCTAACGGAAATATAAAAGTTAAAATCTTCCCTAATGCTCAATTAGGTAGTGAACGTGAAGTATTGGAACTAACACAGTCAGGAGCTGTTGATATAGCAAAAGTAAGCGCTAGCGCACTAGAAGGATTCGAACCAGATTATTCTATTTTCAGTCTCCCTTACCTTTTTGAAGACTATGAGCAATTCGAACAAGCTATGAACAACGAAACTATTACAGATCATCTATATTTCAAAACAGAAGATATCGGTATTATCGGCTTAACTTACTATAATGCAGGAGTTCGTAATCTTTATACGAAAGACCGTGAAGTGACGACGGTAGAAGATATGAAAGGTTTAAAAGTTAGAGTACAACCAAGTCAGACAAGCGTTGGTATGATTAATGCTTTAGGTGGTCTCCCTACAGCAATGGCTTATGGTGAAGTTTATACAGCACTACAAGCAGGAGTTATTGATGCTGCGGAGAATAATGAAACCGCATTAGTAGGTAACAACCATGGAGAAGTTGCCAAGTATTATATGTACACAGGTCATCAAATTGTACCAGATATGCTTATTATGAATGCGAACCGTTTTAATAATTTTTCTGAAGAAGAGAAACTAATCGTCCAAGAAGCAGCAAAAGCATCCACTGTTTATCATGAGGATGTTTGGGCTGAAACAATTGAACGTCAGACAGATATAGCGAAAAATGACATGGGTGTTCAATTTATCGAAGTAGATAAACAGTCCTTTATCGATGCTGTACAACCAATGCACAAAAAATATGCGGAAGCTGAGAAAACAAAGGATATTTATCACTTAATAAAGGAGAACATAGGCAATGACTAA